A single window of Candidatus Dependentiae bacterium DNA harbors:
- the pheS gene encoding phenylalanine--tRNA ligase subunit alpha — protein MIDIQTEIANQKAAFLKALEQVDNEQTLEMVRIDYVGRNGHITNLMKSLKNLSIEQKREFGPKLNALKQMAESTYEQKKEELFKTKLQSEHEKNHDFDVTAYKPHQQFGHLHVYTHIIEQLENIFISMGYDIVDGPELETDFYNFEALNIPSDHPARDHHDTFWVSDNLLLRTHTSPVQIRAIENSKMPIAIFAPGRTYRNEATDASHDFMFMQGECLFIDKKVSLSNLLATAQAFLQAFFQKDDLHIRVRPGFFPFVEPGLEIDASCPFCTQGCSICKKTGWIELLGSGLVHPNVLKCSGIDPEKYSGFAFGFGIERLAMIKYGINDIRLFHSSKVEFLDQF, from the coding sequence ATGATAGACATTCAAACAGAAATCGCAAATCAAAAAGCTGCTTTTTTAAAAGCTCTTGAACAAGTAGATAATGAACAAACATTAGAAATGGTACGCATTGATTATGTCGGCAGAAATGGTCACATAACCAATCTAATGAAATCACTCAAAAACCTTTCAATCGAACAAAAGCGTGAATTTGGCCCAAAATTAAATGCATTAAAACAGATGGCCGAATCTACATATGAACAAAAAAAAGAAGAATTGTTCAAAACAAAGCTCCAATCTGAACATGAAAAAAATCATGATTTTGATGTAACTGCATATAAACCGCATCAACAGTTTGGCCACTTACATGTGTATACACATATCATTGAACAACTGGAAAATATTTTTATTTCTATGGGATATGACATTGTCGATGGTCCTGAATTAGAAACCGATTTCTACAATTTTGAAGCATTAAATATACCAAGTGATCATCCTGCACGAGATCACCATGATACTTTTTGGGTCTCAGATAACCTACTGCTACGCACACATACCTCACCGGTACAAATTCGTGCAATTGAAAATTCAAAGATGCCAATTGCAATTTTTGCTCCCGGACGCACCTACCGAAATGAAGCAACCGATGCTTCTCATGATTTTATGTTCATGCAAGGTGAATGTCTTTTTATTGATAAAAAAGTATCATTAAGCAATTTACTCGCCACAGCACAAGCATTCTTGCAAGCATTTTTTCAAAAAGATGATCTGCACATTCGTGTCCGCCCCGGCTTTTTCCCTTTTGTTGAACCGGGTCTGGAAATCGATGCATCCTGTCCATTTTGTACCCAAGGTTGCTCTATTTGTAAAAAAACAGGGTGGATTGAACTTCTTGGCTCTGGACTTGTGCATCCAAATGTTCTAAAATGCAGTGGAATCGATCCAGAGAAATACTCTGGATTCGCGTTTGGTTTTGGAATCGAACGTCTAGCAATGATTAAATATGGCATAAATGATATTCGTTTATTCCATAGTAGTAAAGTTGAATTTCTTGATCAATTTTAA